Proteins encoded in a region of the Deltaproteobacteria bacterium genome:
- a CDS encoding DUF523 domain-containing protein has product METNRLLGISACLMGKKVRYDGDHRQDTFIIDTLGKFVDFVPVCPEVECGLGVPREAMRLVGDQEDPRMVTIHTHIDHTERMKAWACRQLAGITPLGLRGFIFKSNSPSCGLLGVDVYDEKGLPTEKGTGLFAREFINRFPQLPVIDEIGFQNRQFKECFIARIRFASET; this is encoded by the coding sequence TTGGAAACAAATCGTTTGTTGGGAATCAGCGCTTGTTTGATGGGGAAGAAGGTCCGTTATGACGGAGACCATAGACAGGATACCTTTATTATCGATACGCTGGGGAAGTTTGTGGATTTTGTTCCGGTCTGTCCTGAGGTCGAATGCGGTTTGGGCGTTCCCCGTGAGGCCATGCGTCTTGTGGGCGACCAGGAAGACCCACGTATGGTTACCATTCATACCCATATAGACCATACGGAGCGGATGAAGGCCTGGGCCTGCCGACAGTTAGCCGGAATAACCCCATTGGGCCTTCGCGGTTTTATCTTTAAATCCAACTCCCCCAGTTGTGGACTTTTAGGGGTGGATGTTTATGATGAAAAAGGGCTACCCACAGAAAAAGGGACAGGGCTCTTTGCCAGGGAATTTATAAACCGCTTTCCCCAATTGCCGGTGATAGATGAGATAGGCTTTCAGAATAGGCAGTTCAAAGAATGTTTTATTGCCCGGATCAGATTTGCGTCAGAAACATGA
- a CDS encoding amidohydrolase family protein → MLLDAHTHAFPDGDRHLVVERMALLDGHLPPDSPHKWQIYNDGSVEALVEEERKAGFDRFILLPVSGRQNGCSRLNQWMAEQAGRYPQIIPFSCLNPFSPTAEQDLYEALSLGLKGIKIHSVLQRISPLNPQTLDWLEMIRSSGLPILMDSMNLTGIRQRKPHMGPVLDFWAPFETGPKEIAALAVTFPEIRFIAAHLGCLYGWDQLEDLYPLENVFFDLSYAQEILPLEEQRRIISRKGVDHILFGSDSPWRRTADAWDRFQEMGFSSGDVEKIGGKNLQTLLGLSAIPLLRRSE, encoded by the coding sequence ATGCTTTTAGATGCCCATACCCACGCCTTTCCGGATGGTGATCGTCATTTAGTGGTTGAGCGGATGGCCCTGTTGGATGGACATCTTCCCCCGGACAGCCCTCATAAATGGCAAATCTATAATGACGGTTCCGTCGAGGCCCTGGTTGAAGAAGAAAGAAAAGCAGGATTTGACAGGTTTATCCTTTTGCCTGTCTCCGGCAGACAGAATGGCTGTTCCCGCCTGAACCAATGGATGGCCGAACAGGCCGGTCGTTACCCCCAGATCATCCCTTTTTCCTGTCTCAACCCTTTTTCGCCGACGGCGGAGCAAGACCTGTACGAAGCCCTCTCTCTCGGTCTTAAAGGGATCAAGATCCACTCGGTCCTTCAGCGGATTTCCCCCCTCAACCCCCAAACCCTCGATTGGCTGGAAATGATCCGGTCATCCGGGTTGCCCATCCTGATGGACTCCATGAACCTGACCGGGATTCGACAACGCAAACCTCACATGGGACCCGTACTGGACTTCTGGGCCCCTTTCGAAACCGGCCCCAAAGAAATAGCTGCCTTAGCCGTGACCTTTCCTGAAATCCGCTTCATCGCCGCCCATCTGGGCTGTCTCTATGGCTGGGATCAATTAGAAGACCTTTATCCCCTGGAAAATGTCTTTTTCGATTTATCCTATGCCCAGGAGATACTCCCCCTGGAGGAACAAAGAAGGATAATCTCCCGCAAGGGAGTCGATCATATCCTTTTTGGATCCGATTCCCCCTGGCGCCGAACAGCCGATGCCTGGGACCGGTTCCAGGAAATGGGTTTTTCCAGCGGGGATGTCGAAAAAATAGGTGGGAAAAACCTTCAGACGCTTCTTGGTTTATCAGCCATACCGCTGTTAAGAAGGAGTGAATAA
- a CDS encoding HEPN domain-containing protein, whose protein sequence is MKSDKLDVVVAWFKKAENDLRNAEFVITAENPPCDTICFHAQQCAEKYLKGFLTYYEIDFPKTHSLEDLAALCKGIEPAIATEVEDIETLSSYGVAVRYPDDVYYDIPQEDALEAIELAKKVRASILKYLEGKLE, encoded by the coding sequence ATGAAAAGTGATAAATTAGATGTGGTTGTGGCCTGGTTCAAGAAAGCAGAAAATGATTTGAGAAATGCTGAATTCGTAATAACAGCCGAGAATCCGCCATGTGACACCATCTGTTTTCACGCTCAACAGTGCGCCGAGAAATACCTAAAAGGCTTCCTTACCTATTACGAGATAGATTTTCCTAAAACACATTCCCTGGAAGATCTTGCAGCCCTTTGCAAAGGGATCGAACCGGCAATTGCAACGGAAGTTGAAGATATTGAAACCTTATCAAGTTATGGAGTTGCAGTCCGGTATCCCGATGATGTTTATTATGATATTCCCCAGGAAGATGCCTTGGAAGCTATTGAATTGGCAAAAAAGGTCAGAGCTTCGATTTTGAAATATCTTGAAGGGAAATTAGAATGA
- a CDS encoding nucleotidyltransferase domain-containing protein: MTAEQYLEEIVKRIIKNFSPQKIILFGSYAYGQPTENSDLDLLIVMNADEKPHKRAVSIRKVLKDLCVPKDIIVKTPEEFERFKDIVGTIVFPAAHKGKLLYEK, from the coding sequence ATGACTGCCGAACAATATCTTGAAGAAATAGTAAAAAGAATAATAAAGAATTTCAGTCCGCAAAAGATAATTCTTTTTGGTTCCTATGCCTATGGTCAGCCCACAGAAAATAGTGATTTAGACCTGCTTATCGTGATGAATGCCGATGAAAAACCTCATAAGAGAGCCGTATCAATAAGGAAAGTGCTAAAAGACCTTTGTGTACCTAAAGACATTATCGTGAAGACACCGGAGGAATTTGAACGGTTTAAAGATATTGTCGGTACAATAGTGTTCCCTGCTGCGCATAAAGGGAAATTATTATATGAAAAGTGA